The proteins below come from a single Pedobacter aquae genomic window:
- a CDS encoding sodium:solute symporter yields the protein MSLIDWFVLAFTIIFIVVYGIWKSKASKHIDGYLLGDRSLPWYHVGLSVMATQASAITFLSAPGLAYTDGMRFVQFYFGLPLAMIVLCITFIPIFHKLKVYTAYEFLEQRFDLKTRVLTAFLFLIQRGLSTGITIYAPSIILSTILNVDPTYTTLIIGSVVILYTFYGGTKAVSYTQLLQMSIIFSGLFLAGFVVVALLPASVGFTDALDIAGKMGKMNVIDWEFDLNNRYTVWTGLIGGFFLQLSYFGTDQSQVGRYLTGSSVGQSRMGLLMNGLLKVPMQFLILLIGILVFCFYQYQKPPVFFNTYEINKVEKSAYADEFKQKEQAFDAAFEAKKQKVIALENAINHQQNDITSLKADVVLANKNLQEKREDALMVMKKNDPNADTDDTNYVFLSFVTQYLPQGLIGLLVAIVCLASMGSTASALNSLASTTSVDIYKRLINKTGSDLKYLNVSKAITLFWGILSLAMALFAGKLGNLLEAVNILGSLFYGTILGIFLVAFYFKKIGGKAVFTAALVTEVFVFTAYYFDIMAYLWLNLFGCVLVIAWGYLFQYLQKEKSRA from the coding sequence ATGAGTTTAATAGATTGGTTTGTACTTGCCTTTACCATTATTTTTATTGTGGTTTATGGAATATGGAAAAGTAAAGCAAGTAAACATATAGACGGTTACTTACTTGGCGACCGTTCTTTGCCTTGGTACCACGTTGGTTTATCGGTAATGGCTACACAAGCCAGCGCTATTACTTTTTTATCAGCCCCGGGTTTAGCTTATACCGATGGAATGCGCTTCGTACAATTTTATTTTGGCTTACCCTTAGCCATGATTGTGCTTTGTATAACTTTCATCCCTATATTTCATAAACTAAAGGTTTATACCGCATATGAGTTTTTAGAACAAAGGTTTGATTTAAAAACCAGAGTTTTAACTGCTTTTTTATTTCTGATACAAAGAGGCTTATCTACCGGGATAACCATTTATGCTCCGTCAATCATCTTATCAACCATATTAAATGTAGACCCAACTTATACTACTTTAATCATAGGTTCTGTAGTGATATTGTACACCTTTTACGGAGGCACAAAAGCTGTTTCTTATACCCAGCTTTTACAAATGAGCATCATCTTTTCGGGCTTATTTTTAGCTGGCTTTGTAGTGGTAGCACTTTTACCCGCTTCTGTAGGTTTTACCGATGCTTTAGACATTGCAGGCAAAATGGGTAAAATGAATGTGATAGATTGGGAGTTTGATTTAAATAATAGATATACCGTTTGGACGGGATTAATAGGGGGCTTTTTCCTACAGCTATCTTACTTTGGCACAGATCAATCTCAGGTTGGTCGCTATTTAACCGGAAGCTCTGTAGGGCAAAGCAGAATGGGCTTATTGATGAATGGCTTGCTAAAAGTACCCATGCAATTTTTAATATTATTGATAGGGATATTGGTTTTCTGCTTTTATCAATACCAAAAGCCTCCTGTGTTTTTTAATACGTATGAAATTAATAAAGTAGAAAAAAGCGCTTACGCCGATGAATTTAAACAAAAAGAACAAGCTTTTGATGCTGCCTTTGAAGCTAAAAAACAAAAAGTAATAGCTCTGGAAAACGCTATCAATCATCAACAAAATGATATAACTTCTTTAAAAGCAGATGTAGTACTAGCAAATAAAAACTTACAAGAAAAAAGAGAAGATGCATTAATGGTGATGAAAAAAAACGACCCTAATGCAGATACAGACGATACTAATTACGTTTTCCTGAGCTTTGTTACACAGTACTTACCGCAAGGGCTAATTGGTTTATTGGTAGCCATTGTTTGTTTAGCTTCTATGGGTTCAACAGCCAGCGCCTTAAACTCATTAGCGTCAACCACAAGTGTTGATATTTATAAAAGATTAATCAATAAAACAGGTAGCGATTTAAAATACCTCAACGTAAGTAAAGCCATAACCCTCTTTTGGGGTATTTTAAGCCTAGCAATGGCTTTGTTTGCAGGTAAATTGGGTAATTTATTAGAAGCTGTTAATATTCTAGGTTCTTTATTTTATGGAACCATTTTAGGGATTTTCTTAGTTGCCTTTTACTTCAAAAAAATTGGGGGTAAAGCTGTATTTACAGCGGCCCTAGTTACAGAGGTATTTGTTTTTACTGCCTATTATTTTGATATAATGGCTTATTTATGGCTTAATCTTTTCGGCTGTGTATTGGTAATTGCTTGGGGCTATCTATTTCAGTATCTACAAAAAGAAAAATCACGGGCATAA
- a CDS encoding PIG-L family deacetylase — translation MKLRNLFLYFLVLPYFSFAQNNALPNAAELKLDLKKLDVLGSVLYIAAHPDDENTRLLSYLAKEKLVRTAYLSLTRGDGGQNLIGNEQSEELGLIRTQELLAARRTDGAIQFFTRANDFGFSKTADETFNIWNKKEILGDVVYIIRKFKPDVIITRFPNDARAGHGHHQASSILAQEAFKAAADSKQFTEQLKEVSIWQPKRILWNTYNFGSANTTANDQLKIDVGLFNNLLGKGYGEIAAESRSMHKSQGFGSARQRGSSIEYFSSWQGELPQKDLFEGIDLSWGRLQIKTDIAKDITSIQEKFNIEKPGLIVEDLIKLHQKIAALPDSFYKNVKLEEVKKLILNCSGTWLEAQAKQAFVAQNTPIEFNLSAVTQYPNVKITAFNQKTTDLNINQLYSAKNQTQINKITQPYWLVNQHPIGQYVLNKQADILQPDGPTAHAIQVTLSFNNYSLDYEIPVIYKYTDQVRGEVYQPLVIASPITINPEDKVLLFSNQDEKEIRVRLKSFKENLSGELIPELPKNWKISPAKQSFNFKNMGEELNLIFKVTPAAVDESVVLKFTAQIANETYQKAYHEIKYEHIPTISYFSEAELKLTKLDIKTTGNKRIGYINGAGDLIPESLKQIGYQVNILTEKEMLTGDLSAYDAIITGVRAFNTNEKLPFARQNLLKYIENGGTLLVQYNVNRPLLSTEIGPYPFNIARDRVTEENAKIFFLKPESKVLNYPNKLTAKDFDGWIQERGLYFADDADNRYEQPLGMNDTGEKQKSGALLVTAYGKGKFVYTGLSFFRELPAGVAGAYRLFVNLISK, via the coding sequence ATGAAACTTAGAAATCTGTTCTTATATTTTTTAGTACTACCTTATTTTTCTTTTGCCCAAAACAATGCTTTACCCAATGCGGCAGAGCTTAAACTAGATTTAAAAAAGTTAGATGTTCTAGGAAGTGTGCTTTACATTGCGGCTCATCCTGATGATGAGAATACACGTTTATTAAGCTATTTAGCTAAAGAAAAGCTGGTAAGAACTGCCTATTTATCTTTAACCAGAGGAGATGGCGGGCAAAATCTTATCGGTAATGAGCAATCTGAAGAATTAGGTTTGATAAGAACTCAAGAACTTTTAGCAGCCCGTAGAACTGATGGCGCTATCCAATTTTTTACTAGAGCTAATGATTTTGGTTTCTCTAAAACTGCCGATGAAACTTTTAACATCTGGAATAAGAAAGAAATATTAGGTGATGTGGTATACATCATCAGAAAATTTAAACCCGATGTTATCATAACCCGGTTTCCAAATGATGCAAGAGCGGGCCATGGCCACCATCAAGCATCATCTATTTTAGCTCAAGAGGCTTTTAAAGCTGCTGCAGACTCAAAGCAATTTACAGAGCAGCTGAAAGAAGTAAGTATATGGCAACCTAAAAGAATTCTTTGGAATACCTATAATTTTGGTTCGGCCAATACCACTGCCAACGACCAATTGAAAATAGATGTTGGCTTATTTAACAACTTACTAGGAAAAGGTTATGGCGAAATTGCTGCCGAAAGTAGATCTATGCATAAAAGCCAAGGTTTTGGCTCTGCCAGACAAAGAGGCTCAAGTATAGAATATTTTAGCAGTTGGCAAGGTGAACTTCCGCAAAAAGATTTATTTGAAGGAATAGATTTAAGCTGGGGCAGACTTCAAATTAAAACCGATATAGCTAAAGATATTACAAGCATTCAAGAGAAATTTAATATAGAAAAGCCAGGTCTTATTGTTGAGGATTTAATCAAACTTCATCAAAAAATAGCTGCTTTACCCGATAGTTTTTATAAAAATGTTAAGCTAGAAGAAGTTAAAAAACTGATTCTTAATTGCAGTGGAACTTGGTTAGAAGCGCAAGCTAAACAAGCTTTTGTCGCACAAAATACTCCTATCGAATTTAATCTAAGTGCCGTTACGCAATATCCAAACGTAAAAATTACTGCTTTTAACCAAAAAACAACCGATTTAAATATCAACCAGCTTTATAGCGCCAAAAATCAAACACAAATAAATAAAATTACCCAGCCTTATTGGTTGGTAAACCAGCATCCTATAGGGCAATATGTTTTAAATAAACAAGCTGACATATTACAGCCCGATGGACCAACAGCACACGCTATACAAGTTACACTTAGCTTTAATAACTACAGTTTGGATTATGAAATTCCTGTCATTTATAAATATACAGACCAAGTAAGAGGTGAAGTTTATCAACCTTTGGTTATAGCTTCACCTATCACAATCAACCCAGAAGATAAGGTGTTACTTTTCTCCAATCAAGATGAGAAAGAAATACGTGTAAGGTTAAAATCATTTAAAGAAAACCTCAGTGGCGAATTAATTCCAGAATTACCTAAAAACTGGAAAATTAGTCCGGCAAAGCAAAGCTTTAACTTCAAAAACATGGGAGAAGAGCTAAACCTCATATTTAAAGTTACGCCAGCAGCGGTAGATGAAAGTGTTGTTTTAAAATTCACAGCTCAAATTGCTAATGAGACTTATCAAAAAGCTTATCATGAAATTAAATATGAGCATATCCCTACCATAAGTTATTTCTCTGAAGCCGAACTAAAACTTACCAAGCTAGATATAAAAACAACTGGGAATAAACGCATCGGCTACATCAACGGAGCAGGAGATTTAATTCCAGAATCGCTGAAGCAAATAGGTTATCAAGTAAATATCCTTACAGAAAAAGAAATGTTAACAGGAGATTTATCTGCTTATGATGCCATTATCACCGGAGTAAGAGCTTTTAATACCAATGAGAAATTACCTTTTGCAAGACAGAATCTGTTAAAGTATATAGAAAACGGTGGTACTTTATTGGTGCAGTATAATGTAAACAGACCGTTACTAAGTACAGAAATTGGTCCTTATCCGTTTAACATCGCCAGAGATAGGGTTACCGAGGAAAATGCCAAAATATTTTTCTTAAAGCCAGAAAGTAAAGTGTTAAATTACCCTAATAAATTAACTGCTAAAGATTTTGATGGTTGGATACAAGAAAGAGGTTTATATTTCGCAGATGATGCCGATAACCGATACGAACAACCCTTAGGCATGAACGACACTGGAGAGAAACAAAAATCAGGTGCACTTTTGGTAACAGCTTATGGTAAAGGGAAATTTGTTTATACCGGTTTATCATTCTTTAGAGAGTTACCTGCAGGCGTTGCAGGCGCTTACCGTTTATTTGTAAACCTGATAAGTAAATAA
- a CDS encoding 3-keto-disaccharide hydrolase yields the protein MKFKTGIVLLLTFAAFGQTIAQDKWESLFNGKDFKGWKQLNGKAKYEVRNGEIVGTTVSNEPNSFMATEKNYGDFILELELLVDNSMNSGVQFRSLSKADYRDGRVHGYQMEIDPSSRAWSGGVYDEGRRGWLYNMEINPEGKKAFKPGQWNKYRIEAIGNTLRTWVNGIPTAHVVDAETASGFIALQVHSIRKDETPGKEIRWRNIRIQTSNLQPSKPDGIFIANYIPNHLSPQEKAKGYSLLFDGKNTSQWRGAYKTTFPTQGWEVVENELRVKDADGSESTNGGDIVTLKEYSAFEFQFDFKLSKGANSGVKYFVTESEGNKGSAIGPEYQILDDATHPDAKLGRDGNRTLGSLYDLMTSKKIPAAQKAVGEWNKGIIRVYPDNRVEYWLNGHNILNYTRGSAEFLKLVSESKYKDWKNFGMAPKGRLLLQDHGNAVAFRSLKIKQL from the coding sequence ATGAAATTTAAAACAGGCATTGTATTGTTATTAACATTTGCTGCTTTTGGGCAAACGATTGCCCAAGACAAATGGGAGTCTTTATTTAATGGAAAAGACTTTAAAGGCTGGAAACAGTTAAACGGAAAAGCTAAGTATGAAGTTAGAAACGGAGAGATTGTAGGAACTACAGTTTCTAATGAACCTAACTCTTTTATGGCTACCGAAAAAAACTACGGCGACTTTATTCTAGAATTAGAACTTCTGGTTGACAACAGCATGAATTCTGGCGTACAGTTTAGAAGTTTAAGTAAAGCAGACTATCGTGATGGTAGAGTTCATGGCTATCAGATGGAAATAGACCCTTCTAGCAGAGCTTGGAGTGGCGGCGTTTACGATGAAGGTAGAAGAGGCTGGTTATATAATATGGAGATTAATCCAGAAGGTAAAAAAGCTTTTAAACCTGGTCAATGGAATAAATACCGTATTGAAGCCATAGGTAATACTTTAAGAACTTGGGTAAATGGTATTCCTACAGCACATGTTGTAGATGCAGAAACAGCATCAGGTTTTATTGCCTTACAGGTACATTCTATCAGAAAAGATGAAACTCCTGGTAAAGAAATCAGATGGAGAAATATCAGAATACAAACGAGCAATTTACAACCTTCTAAGCCAGATGGTATTTTCATCGCTAATTATATCCCAAATCATTTGTCTCCGCAAGAGAAAGCTAAAGGTTATAGTTTGTTATTTGATGGAAAAAACACTTCGCAATGGAGAGGAGCTTATAAAACCACTTTCCCTACACAGGGTTGGGAAGTTGTTGAAAACGAGTTAAGAGTTAAAGATGCTGATGGAAGCGAGTCTACTAACGGTGGTGATATTGTTACTTTAAAAGAATATAGCGCTTTTGAGTTTCAGTTTGATTTTAAACTTTCTAAAGGCGCTAATAGCGGCGTAAAATACTTTGTCACTGAAAGCGAGGGGAATAAAGGTTCTGCTATTGGCCCAGAGTATCAAATTTTAGATGATGCCACACATCCCGATGCAAAATTGGGTAGAGATGGCAATCGTACGCTTGGTTCTTTATATGATTTAATGACTTCTAAGAAAATACCTGCTGCACAAAAGGCTGTAGGCGAGTGGAATAAAGGCATCATCAGGGTTTACCCAGATAATAGGGTTGAGTATTGGTTAAACGGCCACAATATCCTTAATTATACCAGAGGATCGGCAGAGTTCTTGAAATTGGTGTCAGAAAGTAAGTATAAAGACTGGAAAAACTTTGGTATGGCTCCTAAAGGAAGACTTTTACTACAAGACCATGGAAATGCCGTGGCATTTAGAAGTTTAAAAATTAAACAACTGTAA
- a CDS encoding Gfo/Idh/MocA family protein, which produces MNSRRKFIKQSAIAAAGTYFGAMGFSAKSYGRILGANDRVRVGAVGFSDRFKDTLLPCFLNHHQELNFDMVAVSDLWSYRRNLGVELLKSKFNHDIKGCRNNDELYAMKDLDAVIVSTADFQHALHAIEAVNAKCDVYCEKPFAETMEDNRAALKAIKASKQIIQIGSQRRSGANYKAAADFIQQGKFGDITMVELTWNVNQPGRWRRPDLVAKLKQEDTDWKRFLMNRPFEEWDPRKYLEYRLFWPYSSGMPGQWMSHQIDTVHWFTGLMHPRSVVANGGIYQWKDGRRNWDTTTAVFDYGDKDMKKGFQVVFGSRMHNGDERPAEIYYANGGELNLNTNKISPKGGLQEKQAAAMGLKANLLPEMSLTSQEEKVVASANTGADRLTSNHMRNWMECIRSRKETNAPVEAGYYHSVATIMTNAAVRTGSKATFDEKTQEVMVNGKVFKY; this is translated from the coding sequence ATGAACTCACGTAGAAAATTTATAAAACAGTCTGCTATTGCAGCAGCAGGAACATATTTTGGAGCTATGGGCTTCAGTGCAAAAAGTTATGGTAGAATTTTAGGCGCAAATGATAGGGTGCGTGTAGGCGCAGTTGGTTTTTCAGATCGTTTTAAAGATACTTTATTACCATGTTTTCTAAACCATCATCAAGAATTAAATTTTGATATGGTAGCCGTTTCTGATTTATGGAGCTATAGAAGAAACTTAGGTGTAGAGCTTTTAAAATCTAAATTTAATCATGATATAAAAGGATGTAGAAATAATGATGAATTGTATGCGATGAAAGATTTAGATGCTGTAATTGTGAGTACAGCAGATTTTCAGCATGCTTTACATGCCATAGAAGCTGTTAACGCTAAATGCGATGTTTACTGCGAAAAGCCTTTTGCAGAAACCATGGAAGATAATAGAGCAGCATTAAAAGCCATAAAAGCTTCTAAACAAATTATACAAATTGGTTCTCAAAGAAGAAGTGGCGCTAATTATAAAGCTGCGGCAGATTTTATCCAACAGGGTAAATTTGGCGATATCACGATGGTAGAGCTTACCTGGAATGTAAACCAACCTGGCAGATGGCGCCGACCAGATTTAGTAGCTAAACTAAAACAAGAAGATACAGATTGGAAACGCTTTTTAATGAACCGCCCGTTTGAAGAATGGGACCCAAGAAAATACTTAGAATACCGTTTATTCTGGCCTTATTCTTCGGGTATGCCTGGGCAATGGATGTCGCACCAGATTGATACCGTACATTGGTTTACTGGCTTAATGCATCCAAGAAGTGTGGTTGCTAATGGTGGAATTTACCAATGGAAAGATGGAAGAAGAAACTGGGATACCACAACTGCTGTTTTTGATTATGGTGATAAAGACATGAAAAAAGGTTTCCAAGTGGTATTTGGCTCTAGAATGCATAACGGAGACGAGCGCCCTGCCGAAATTTATTATGCTAATGGAGGTGAGTTAAACTTAAATACCAATAAAATTTCTCCTAAAGGTGGTTTGCAAGAGAAACAAGCTGCTGCTATGGGCTTAAAAGCTAATTTACTTCCAGAAATGAGCTTAACTAGCCAAGAGGAAAAAGTAGTTGCATCTGCCAATACTGGTGCAGATAGGTTAACTTCTAACCATATGCGTAATTGGATGGAATGTATCCGTAGTAGAAAAGAAACTAATGCACCAGTAGAAGCTGGTTATTACCATTCTGTTGCTACTATCATGACCAATGCTGCTGTAAGAACAGGTTCTAAAGCAACATTTGATGAAAAAACACAAGAAGTTATGGTAAATGGTAAAGTGTTTAAATATTAA
- a CDS encoding Gfo/Idh/MocA family protein — MLRRNFIKKTSIVTGGLLLQQELLHAFAANTPLKVAVIGCGDRGNGLIQVMQELKEQFKVTAICDTLDFRLAATQKLLGREKIASYKDYKKLLAEADVQAVLIATSLNAHYDIALAALKAGKHVYLEKAMTYNISQALALVKAKALHPNLTLQVGHQYRYTPLYFKVKEMIDKGYLGKVTQIDCRWDRNWNWRRPVPEPSLERKINWRMYKEYSGGLAAELLSHQIDFINWAFDTHPTEVYATGGVDYYKDGRETFDNVQATFRYDKDGMIGNYGATCANAKDGYLFKLKGTKGSVSLLMNQGVFYPEKETKAELETVDGVTGATKIVWNKDGGIPIEADKSKDGTWYALKDFFDCVATHKNPPSNVLTGATTAICVHMANEAMYNRKIQYWQKEYDVFT; from the coding sequence ATGCTAAGAAGAAATTTTATCAAGAAGACAAGTATTGTAACCGGAGGATTACTTTTGCAGCAAGAGCTATTACATGCTTTTGCTGCAAATACTCCTTTAAAGGTTGCTGTGATAGGTTGTGGAGATAGAGGTAATGGCCTCATTCAAGTGATGCAGGAACTAAAAGAGCAATTTAAGGTAACTGCTATTTGCGATACCTTAGATTTTAGACTAGCAGCTACACAAAAGTTATTAGGCAGAGAAAAAATAGCTTCTTACAAAGATTATAAAAAGCTTTTGGCTGAAGCCGATGTACAAGCTGTACTTATTGCTACTTCTCTTAATGCACATTATGATATTGCTTTAGCCGCTTTAAAAGCAGGAAAGCATGTGTATCTTGAAAAAGCAATGACTTACAATATCTCACAAGCTTTAGCTTTGGTAAAGGCTAAGGCTTTGCATCCAAATTTAACGTTGCAGGTTGGGCATCAATACCGTTACACGCCGCTTTACTTTAAAGTAAAGGAAATGATTGATAAAGGTTATCTAGGTAAAGTAACACAAATAGACTGTAGGTGGGATAGAAACTGGAATTGGCGTAGACCTGTACCTGAGCCATCTTTAGAAAGAAAAATCAATTGGCGTATGTACAAGGAGTATTCAGGTGGTTTAGCTGCCGAATTACTCTCTCACCAAATAGATTTTATCAATTGGGCTTTTGACACGCATCCAACGGAAGTTTATGCTACTGGAGGTGTAGATTATTATAAAGACGGACGAGAAACTTTTGATAATGTGCAAGCAACTTTTAGGTATGATAAAGACGGGATGATTGGTAATTACGGTGCCACCTGCGCTAATGCCAAGGATGGCTATCTATTTAAATTAAAAGGTACTAAAGGCAGCGTTTCTTTATTGATGAATCAAGGTGTTTTTTATCCCGAAAAGGAAACAAAAGCAGAGTTAGAAACCGTTGATGGCGTAACCGGTGCTACAAAAATTGTTTGGAATAAAGACGGGGGAATCCCTATTGAAGCTGATAAAAGTAAAGATGGAACATGGTATGCTCTAAAAGACTTTTTTGATTGTGTAGCCACGCATAAGAACCCACCATCTAACGTTTTAACAGGTGCCACTACAGCAATTTGTGTGCATATGGCCAATGAAGCTATGTATAACAGAAAAATACAATATTGGCAAAAAGAATATGATGTATTTACATAA
- the rpiB gene encoding ribose 5-phosphate isomerase B, whose translation MKIAIGADHAGFNYKGQIIPYLNSLPQITEVKDFGTYSSDSTDYPDFAHPTANAVESGAYDLGILICGSANGVAITANKHQGIRAAICWEVELAKLARAHNNANIVCIPERFISIDLAKQIIDAFLATEFEGGRHANRVGKISC comes from the coding sequence ATGAAAATTGCAATAGGGGCAGACCACGCTGGTTTTAATTATAAAGGACAAATTATTCCTTATCTAAACTCCTTACCTCAAATTACAGAAGTTAAAGATTTTGGCACTTATTCATCAGATTCTACAGATTATCCAGATTTTGCACACCCTACAGCAAATGCAGTAGAAAGTGGCGCTTATGATTTAGGTATTTTAATTTGTGGAAGCGCTAATGGTGTAGCCATAACAGCTAATAAACACCAAGGAATAAGAGCCGCCATTTGTTGGGAAGTTGAACTGGCAAAACTTGCAAGAGCGCACAACAACGCTAATATTGTTTGTATTCCAGAGCGCTTTATTTCTATTGATTTAGCTAAACAAATTATTGATGCTTTTTTAGCTACAGAGTTTGAAGGCGGCAGACATGCCAATAGAGTGGGAAAAATATCCTGCTAA
- the tatC gene encoding twin-arginine translocase subunit TatC, with protein MVFLFSYGKRAKKDLVEAIKQKGKTIEAEMSFFDHIEVLRWHLIRSAIAIVVFTVLAFAYYDFLFDIIIMGPKRPDFWTYQMMCKIGERFNLGPDFCITEIPGKIINTEMAGQFTLQINSSLLMGITLGFPYLLWEIWRFVKPALHENERKSANGFVFYASMLFLIGILFGYYIIAPLSVNFLTNYTVSDIIENTITIDSYLSSVATLTLGSGVVFELPIVIYILSKLGIMTPQFMREKRRYAVVLILLIAAIVTPTPDILTMLTVSFPLFLLYEISIGVSGRVNKKRLKEEQEFYAN; from the coding sequence ATGGTATTTTTGTTTTCATATGGCAAAAGAGCGAAAAAAGATTTAGTTGAAGCTATCAAGCAGAAAGGTAAAACTATAGAGGCAGAAATGTCTTTCTTTGATCATATTGAGGTTTTAAGATGGCATTTAATACGCTCTGCTATAGCGATAGTGGTTTTCACTGTACTTGCTTTTGCTTACTACGATTTTCTTTTTGATATCATCATCATGGGGCCCAAACGCCCAGATTTCTGGACTTACCAAATGATGTGTAAAATTGGCGAACGTTTTAACTTAGGTCCTGATTTTTGCATCACCGAAATCCCTGGAAAAATTATCAATACAGAAATGGCAGGGCAATTTACGCTGCAAATTAACTCATCTTTATTAATGGGTATAACATTAGGCTTTCCGTACTTATTGTGGGAAATATGGCGTTTTGTAAAGCCTGCATTGCATGAAAATGAGCGTAAATCTGCCAATGGTTTTGTTTTCTACGCTAGTATGCTTTTCTTGATAGGTATTTTATTTGGTTACTATATTATAGCACCACTTTCTGTTAATTTCTTAACCAACTATACTGTTTCTGATATTATAGAAAATACCATCACCATAGATTCATACTTATCATCTGTGGCAACATTAACTTTAGGTAGTGGCGTAGTCTTTGAGTTACCTATAGTGATTTATATTTTATCAAAATTAGGTATCATGACTCCGCAATTTATGCGTGAGAAAAGAAGATATGCTGTAGTTTTAATTTTACTTATTGCAGCTATTGTAACGCCTACACCAGATATATTAACTATGTTAACTGTTAGTTTCCCATTATTCTTATTATATGAAATAAGTATTGGCGTATCTGGCAGGGTTAATAAAAAGAGATTAAAAGAAGAACAAGAGTTTTACGCAAATTAA
- the accC gene encoding acetyl-CoA carboxylase biotin carboxylase subunit translates to MFKKILIANRGEIALRIIRTCKEMGIKTVAVYSTADRDSLHVRFADEAVCIGPPPSKDSYLNIPNIISAAEVTNADAIHPGYGFLSENAKFSAICAEYGIKFIGATAEQINSMGDKASAKETMKIAGVPTIPGSEGLVADLKSGIVTANEIGYPVILKATAGGGGRGMRVVWNDEEFEPAYDSARQESGAAFGNDGLYLEKYIEDPRHIEIQVIGDQYGKVCHLSERDCSIQRRHQKLVEEAPSPFMTPELRERMGKAAIAGAQAVKYEGAGTVEFLVDKHRNFYFMEMNTRIQVEHPVTEEVINFDLIKEQIKVAAGIPISGKSYEPTMHAIECRINAEDPFNNFRPSPGKITHFHSPGGHGVRIDTHVYAGYTIPPNYDSMIAKVICVAQTREEALNTMERALSEFVIEGIKTTIPFHLKLLKDPNFRAGNFTTKFMESFDFAE, encoded by the coding sequence ATGTTTAAAAAAATACTAATTGCCAATCGTGGAGAAATAGCATTACGTATCATACGTACGTGTAAAGAAATGGGCATTAAAACTGTTGCCGTTTACTCTACAGCAGATAGAGACAGTCTTCATGTAAGATTTGCTGATGAAGCTGTTTGTATTGGTCCACCTCCAAGTAAAGATTCCTATTTAAATATCCCAAATATTATTTCTGCTGCTGAAGTTACCAACGCAGATGCCATACATCCTGGTTACGGATTTTTATCAGAAAACGCTAAGTTTTCTGCTATTTGTGCAGAGTATGGTATCAAATTTATTGGTGCAACGGCAGAACAAATCAATAGCATGGGCGATAAAGCATCAGCAAAAGAAACCATGAAAATTGCTGGTGTACCTACTATACCAGGTTCAGAAGGTTTGGTTGCTGATTTAAAATCAGGAATTGTTACTGCTAATGAAATTGGTTATCCGGTTATCTTAAAAGCAACTGCTGGCGGTGGTGGCCGTGGTATGCGTGTTGTTTGGAACGATGAAGAATTTGAACCAGCTTATGATTCTGCTCGTCAGGAATCAGGTGCTGCTTTTGGTAACGATGGTTTATATCTTGAAAAATATATAGAAGACCCACGTCATATTGAAATCCAAGTTATTGGAGACCAATACGGAAAAGTTTGCCACCTTTCTGAAAGAGATTGCTCTATTCAAAGACGTCACCAAAAATTAGTTGAAGAAGCTCCTTCTCCTTTCATGACACCAGAGTTACGTGAGAGAATGGGTAAAGCAGCTATCGCTGGTGCACAAGCTGTAAAATATGAAGGTGCGGGTACTGTAGAATTTTTGGTTGATAAACACCGTAATTTCTACTTCATGGAAATGAATACGCGTATCCAAGTAGAGCATCCGGTAACGGAAGAAGTTATCAATTTTGACTTAATTAAAGAGCAGATAAAAGTTGCTGCGGGTATTCCTATCTCAGGAAAATCTTACGAGCCAACTATGCATGCTATAGAATGCCGTATCAATGCGGAAGATCCATTCAATAATTTCAGACCATCACCTGGTAAAATCACACATTTCCACTCGCCAGGCGGACACGGAGTTAGAATAGATACTCACGTTTATGCGGGTTATACTATTCCACCTAATTACGATTCTATGATTGCAAAGGTTATTTGCGTTGCACAAACACGTGAAGAAGCTTTAAACACCATGGAAAGAGCCTTAAGTGAATTTGTGATTGAAGGTATTAAAACAACCATTCCTTTCCACTTAAAGCTATTGAAAGACCCTAATTTTAGAGCTGGTAACTTCACTACAAAGTTTATGGAGTCTTTTGATTTTGCTGAGTAA